Proteins from one Loktanella sp. M215 genomic window:
- a CDS encoding HPr family phosphocarrier protein, translating into MAQSRLQIQNIKGLHARASAKLVEVVEAHDANATVSKDGMSAGGDSIMGLLMLAATKGSWIEVETRGPEADALQAAIMALVDDKFGEGD; encoded by the coding sequence ATGGCGCAAAGCAGACTTCAGATCCAGAACATCAAGGGCCTTCACGCCCGCGCCTCGGCCAAGCTGGTCGAGGTGGTCGAGGCGCATGATGCCAATGCGACGGTCAGCAAGGACGGCATGAGCGCCGGCGGCGACAGCATCATGGGTCTGCTGATGCTGGCCGCCACCAAGGGATCCTGGATCGAGGTCGAGACCCGTGGTCCGGAGGCTGATGCTTTGCAGGCCGCCATCATGGCGCTGGTCGATGACAAATTCGGTGAAGGTGACTGA
- a CDS encoding DUF6473 family protein — MKHDEIDGAGLHYAPCRYGLSRIFFRGPKRRLDSPYITFVGGTETFGKFIDRPLPALVEREIGQACVNLGCVNGGVDAFVNDPTIMATCRDADMTVVQIMGANYLSNRFYSVHPRRNDRFLRASTVMQAVYTDVDFSDFTFTRHMLTVLYAKSPERFDIVVSELREAWVARMRNMLNQIGPRAVLLWFSKEPFCDTPWDSRPGKLSVDPLFITASMVDKLRPQVLEVIEARPTDVAQSMGTKGMYFSPAQAKAASEMLGIGCHQEAAAKVIASVRRHVIKAA; from the coding sequence ATGAAACACGATGAAATTGATGGCGCCGGCCTGCACTATGCACCGTGCCGGTATGGGCTGTCGCGGATCTTTTTCCGCGGGCCAAAACGACGGCTGGACAGCCCCTACATTACCTTTGTGGGCGGGACCGAAACCTTCGGCAAGTTCATCGACCGGCCCCTGCCTGCCCTTGTCGAGAGAGAGATCGGGCAGGCTTGCGTCAATCTGGGCTGCGTCAACGGTGGCGTCGATGCTTTCGTGAACGATCCAACGATCATGGCGACCTGCCGCGATGCGGATATGACGGTCGTGCAGATCATGGGCGCGAACTACCTGTCGAACCGATTCTATTCGGTGCATCCGCGCCGCAACGACCGGTTCCTGCGGGCCTCGACGGTGATGCAGGCGGTCTATACGGACGTCGATTTTTCCGACTTCACCTTCACCCGTCACATGCTGACGGTGCTCTATGCCAAATCGCCGGAACGTTTCGACATCGTGGTGTCGGAATTACGCGAAGCCTGGGTCGCGCGGATGCGCAACATGCTCAACCAGATCGGCCCGCGGGCGGTCTTGCTGTGGTTCTCGAAAGAACCGTTTTGCGACACGCCCTGGGATTCGCGCCCCGGCAAGCTGTCGGTCGATCCCTTGTTCATCACCGCCAGCATGGTCGACAAACTGCGGCCTCAGGTGCTCGAGGTGATCGAGGCGCGGCCCACCGATGTGGCGCAGTCCATGGGCACCAAAGGCATGTATTTCTCGCCGGCTCAGGCCAAGGCCGCGTCAGAGATGCTGGGAATCGGCTGCCATCAGGAAGCCGCCGCAAAGGTCATCGCGTCCGTAAGGCGCCATGTCATCAAGGCGGCCTGA
- a CDS encoding cob(I)yrinic acid a,c-diamide adenosyltransferase, translating into MVVLNKIYTRTGDAGDTALGNGSRVKKYDDRVNAYGTVDETNATVGLARLHADGEMDAQLAMIQNDLFDLGADLCRPDMAADATAEYPPLRMTGAQVDRLEREIDAMTQAVEPLRSFVLPGGSALSAHLHLCRTVSRRAERLCVALAAHDDVNPAALKYLNRLSDWFFQASRIANDDGRADVLWVPGANR; encoded by the coding sequence ATGGTCGTGCTGAACAAGATCTATACCCGGACCGGCGACGCCGGTGACACCGCGCTTGGCAATGGCAGCCGCGTCAAGAAATACGACGACCGGGTCAATGCCTACGGCACCGTGGACGAGACGAATGCGACGGTGGGTCTGGCCCGGTTGCACGCTGACGGTGAGATGGATGCGCAGCTGGCGATGATCCAGAACGACCTGTTCGATCTGGGCGCAGACCTGTGCCGGCCCGACATGGCCGCGGACGCCACGGCGGAATATCCGCCGCTGCGGATGACCGGGGCGCAGGTCGACCGGCTGGAACGCGAGATCGACGCGATGACGCAGGCAGTCGAGCCATTGCGCAGTTTCGTGTTGCCGGGCGGATCGGCGCTGTCGGCGCATCTGCACCTGTGCCGCACGGTGTCGCGCCGGGCAGAGCGTCTGTGTGTCGCACTCGCCGCCCATGACGACGTGAATCCGGCAGCACTGAAATACCTCAACCGGTTGTCGGACTGGTTCTTTCAGGCCAGCCGGATCGCCAATGACGACGGGCGGGCCGACGTTTTGTGGGTTCCGGGGGCGAACCGCTGA
- a CDS encoding DNA topoisomerase IV subunit A, producing MTDDTADIPNPNDVTETLRHAIGERYLTYALSTIMNRALPDARDGLKPVHRRILYAMRELRLASNGGFRKSAKISGDVMGNYHPHGDAAIYDAMARLAQDFNVRYPLVDGQGNFGNIDGDNPAAARYTEARMTAAAEALMEGLAENAVDFRPNYDGTLEEPVVFPAAFPNLLANGSSGIAVGMATNIPPHNLHELIDACLHLIKSPNAGDETLMQYIPGPDFPTGGVIVEKPESIADSYRTGRGSIRLRARYEVEDLGRGQWQVVVTEIPYQVPKSRLIEKLAEIVQTKKVPLLADVRDESADDVRIVLEPRAKTVDPEVMMGMLFRNSDLEIRFSLNLNVLIDGLTPKVCSVKEVLRAFLDHRREVLLRRSQFRLEKIDHRLEVLEGFIIAFLNLDRVIDIIRYDDDPKRALMAEDWALPHVRAVNEKDYVSPRKDGDPEVSLSDVQAEAILNMRLRSLRRLEELELIAERDALMEERAGIEDLLDDDSLQWKRIAEQLRETRKQFGKDSPGGARRTTFAEAGEVADVPLEAMIAREPITVVCSQMGWIRAMTGHIPLDRDIKFKDGDGPRFAFHAETTDKLLVFGSNGRFYTVQASTLPGGRGMGEPLRLMVDLPNEAQIVDILIHRPGARLLVASSEGDGFVVPEDDVIAQTRAGKQVLNVKDGAAKVVRRVTGDHVAIVSENGRFLVFALDELPEMGRGKGVRLQKYRKVIGRQGTLELDGGLGDVTTFDWATGLSWTMGGGKTRTEADLTEWKAARGGVGKRAPHGFPKSNRFE from the coding sequence ATGACTGACGATACCGCCGATATCCCGAACCCGAATGATGTGACAGAAACGCTGCGCCATGCCATCGGTGAGCGCTATCTGACCTATGCGCTGTCCACGATCATGAACCGCGCGCTGCCCGACGCGCGCGACGGTCTGAAGCCGGTGCATCGCCGAATCCTCTATGCGATGCGCGAATTGCGGCTGGCCTCGAACGGCGGTTTCCGCAAATCGGCCAAGATTTCCGGCGACGTGATGGGCAACTATCACCCGCACGGCGACGCCGCGATCTATGATGCGATGGCGCGCCTCGCGCAGGATTTCAACGTCCGCTACCCGCTGGTGGACGGGCAGGGGAACTTCGGCAACATCGACGGCGACAACCCCGCCGCCGCCCGCTATACCGAAGCCCGCATGACCGCCGCCGCCGAGGCGCTGATGGAAGGTCTGGCCGAAAACGCCGTCGACTTCCGCCCGAACTACGACGGCACGCTGGAAGAACCCGTCGTCTTTCCCGCCGCCTTTCCGAACCTGCTGGCGAATGGCAGCAGCGGCATCGCCGTCGGCATGGCGACGAACATCCCGCCCCATAACCTGCATGAACTCATCGACGCCTGCCTGCATCTGATCAAGTCCCCGAACGCCGGCGACGAGACCCTGATGCAATACATCCCCGGCCCGGATTTCCCGACCGGCGGCGTGATCGTCGAAAAGCCCGAATCCATTGCCGATTCCTACCGCACCGGCCGCGGCAGCATCCGCCTGCGTGCAAGGTATGAGGTCGAGGACCTCGGTCGCGGCCAGTGGCAGGTCGTCGTCACCGAAATCCCCTATCAGGTCCCGAAATCCCGCCTGATCGAGAAGCTGGCAGAGATCGTGCAGACCAAGAAGGTCCCCCTTCTGGCCGACGTGCGCGACGAATCCGCCGATGACGTCCGCATCGTGCTGGAACCCCGGGCCAAGACGGTCGATCCCGAAGTCATGATGGGGATGCTGTTCCGCAATTCCGATCTGGAAATCCGCTTCAGCCTGAACCTGAACGTCCTGATCGACGGCCTCACGCCCAAGGTATGCAGCGTCAAGGAAGTCCTGCGCGCCTTCCTCGACCACCGCCGCGAGGTGCTCCTGCGCCGCTCGCAGTTCCGGCTGGAAAAGATCGACCACCGGCTGGAAGTGCTCGAAGGCTTCATCATCGCCTTCCTCAATCTGGACCGGGTGATCGACATCATCCGCTACGACGACGACCCCAAACGCGCCCTGATGGCCGAGGACTGGGCACTGCCCCACGTCCGCGCGGTCAACGAAAAGGACTACGTCTCGCCGCGCAAAGACGGCGACCCAGAGGTCAGCCTGTCCGACGTGCAGGCCGAAGCGATCCTGAACATGCGCCTGCGGTCCTTGCGCCGTCTGGAAGAGCTTGAACTGATCGCCGAGCGCGACGCCCTGATGGAGGAACGCGCCGGGATCGAGGATCTGCTGGACGACGACAGCCTGCAGTGGAAACGCATCGCCGAGCAACTACGCGAGACCCGCAAACAATTTGGCAAGGACAGCCCCGGTGGTGCGCGCCGCACGACATTCGCGGAAGCCGGCGAAGTCGCCGATGTCCCGCTCGAGGCGATGATCGCCCGCGAACCGATCACCGTGGTCTGTTCCCAGATGGGCTGGATCCGCGCGATGACCGGGCACATCCCGCTCGACCGCGACATCAAGTTCAAGGACGGCGACGGCCCGCGCTTTGCCTTCCACGCTGAAACCACGGACAAACTGCTGGTCTTCGGCTCGAACGGGCGCTTCTACACCGTGCAGGCCAGCACGCTGCCCGGCGGGCGCGGCATGGGTGAACCCCTGCGCCTGATGGTCGACCTGCCGAACGAGGCGCAGATCGTCGACATCCTGATCCACCGCCCCGGTGCCAGACTGCTGGTCGCGTCCAGCGAAGGCGACGGTTTCGTGGTGCCAGAGGATGACGTGATCGCGCAGACCCGCGCGGGCAAGCAGGTGCTGAACGTCAAGGACGGTGCGGCCAAGGTCGTCCGCCGCGTCACCGGCGATCACGTCGCCATCGTCAGCGAAAACGGCCGCTTTCTGGTCTTCGCACTGGACGAACTGCCCGAAATGGGCCGTGGCAAGGGCGTGCGCCTGCAAAAGTATCGCAAGGTGATCGGGCGTCAGGGCACGCTGGAACTCGACGGCGGTCTGGGCGACGTGACGACCTTCGACTGGGCCACCGGCCTGTCCTGGACGATGGGCGGCGGCAAGACCCGGACCGAGGCGGATCTGACCGAATGGAA
- a CDS encoding twin transmembrane helix small protein — protein sequence MANDPLFILVAIACLAVLAVLLLGIGSFGKGGEYNRKNANKIMRWRIGLQAVAIALILLFVYLRGN from the coding sequence ATGGCCAACGATCCACTTTTCATTCTGGTCGCCATCGCCTGCCTTGCGGTGCTGGCGGTCCTGTTGCTGGGCATCGGCAGCTTTGGCAAAGGCGGTGAATACAACCGCAAGAACGCCAACAAGATCATGCGCTGGCGGATCGGCCTGCAGGCCGTGGCCATCGCGCTGATCCTTCTGTTCGTCTACCTGAGAGGAAACTGA
- a CDS encoding lysophospholipid acyltransferase family protein, which translates to MTDPASTTARDKESDAPVVYDRSALSYATSFDSPARQAFIRSVEWLTGKATIIRMVRAYERSGPAQGQAFWGATLAAQGITVTTPATQIARIPRTGPVVLVANHPHGMVDGMVLADVIGRRRLDYRILTRSLLTSLDPEASRFMIPVPFPHQPDAQARMIDMRRAAMDHLGQGGLVALFPSGVVATAPGMFARVQEAEWNVFTAKMIRMSGAAVVPCFFPGANSRAYQIANRISPLLRQSLLLHEVVRTRNTAFAPVIGDAISHDEVKARMGDPRALMAWLRARTLALGQRVGTGASPR; encoded by the coding sequence GTGACTGATCCCGCAAGCACGACAGCGCGCGACAAGGAGTCGGACGCGCCGGTCGTCTACGACCGCAGTGCGCTCAGCTACGCGACCTCCTTCGACAGCCCGGCGCGCCAGGCGTTCATCCGGTCGGTCGAATGGTTGACCGGCAAGGCCACGATCATCCGCATGGTGCGCGCCTATGAACGCAGCGGCCCGGCACAGGGACAGGCGTTCTGGGGGGCGACGCTGGCGGCACAGGGCATCACGGTCACGACGCCTGCCACACAGATCGCGCGCATCCCCAGGACCGGCCCCGTCGTGCTGGTCGCGAACCATCCGCATGGCATGGTCGATGGCATGGTGCTGGCCGATGTGATCGGGCGCCGCCGCCTGGACTATCGCATCCTGACCCGTTCCTTGCTGACGTCTCTCGACCCAGAGGCGTCACGCTTCATGATTCCCGTCCCCTTTCCGCACCAGCCTGACGCGCAGGCCCGCATGATCGACATGCGGCGCGCGGCGATGGATCATCTGGGGCAGGGGGGGCTGGTCGCCCTGTTCCCCTCCGGCGTGGTGGCCACGGCGCCGGGGATGTTCGCGCGCGTCCAAGAGGCGGAATGGAACGTCTTTACCGCCAAGATGATCCGCATGTCCGGTGCGGCGGTCGTGCCGTGCTTCTTTCCCGGGGCCAATTCACGCGCCTATCAGATCGCCAACCGGATCTCGCCGCTGCTACGGCAAAGCCTGCTGCTGCACGAGGTCGTCCGCACCCGCAACACCGCCTTTGCGCCCGTCATCGGAGACGCAATTTCCCATGACGAGGTCAAGGCGCGCATGGGCGATCCGCGCGCCCTCATGGCATGGCTGCGGGCGCGCACGCTGGCGCTGGGTCAGCGGGTCGGCACCGGCGCGTCGCCGCGATAA
- a CDS encoding SDR family NAD(P)-dependent oxidoreductase, producing MTQKTVLITGCSSGIGFDAAHGLRDAGWRVFASCRQAADCERLRALGFDSPLIDYADHDSITRGLAEVLQATGGTLDALYNNGAFACPGAVEDLPRGGLEAIFQTNLFGVHDLTCQVIPVMRAQGHGRIVNCSSVLGLVGYKWRGAYVATKFALEGLTDVLRLEMRDTPIRIILLEPGPITSRIRENAIPHFERWFTPDTSARAAQYPDLTRRLYEGGGPDRFELPASAVTAKLRHALEHPRPKARYFITTPTYLAAAMRRVLPTWALDALISRN from the coding sequence ATGACACAAAAAACCGTTCTGATCACAGGCTGCTCTTCCGGTATCGGCTTTGACGCCGCACATGGGTTGCGCGATGCCGGATGGCGCGTGTTCGCGTCCTGCAGGCAGGCTGCGGATTGCGAGCGGTTGCGCGCCTTGGGCTTTGACAGCCCCCTGATCGACTATGCCGATCACGATAGCATCACGCGCGGTCTGGCCGAGGTGTTGCAGGCGACCGGCGGCACGCTGGATGCGCTTTACAACAACGGTGCCTTTGCCTGTCCGGGTGCGGTCGAGGATCTGCCGCGCGGCGGGCTGGAGGCGATCTTTCAGACCAACCTGTTTGGCGTCCATGACCTGACCTGTCAGGTGATCCCGGTGATGCGCGCGCAGGGCCACGGGCGGATCGTGAATTGTTCATCTGTCCTGGGTCTGGTGGGTTACAAATGGCGCGGGGCTTACGTGGCGACGAAGTTCGCGCTGGAAGGTCTGACCGACGTGCTGCGGCTGGAGATGCGCGACACGCCGATCAGGATCATCCTGCTGGAACCCGGCCCGATCACGTCCCGCATCCGCGAAAACGCGATCCCGCATTTCGAACGCTGGTTCACGCCGGACACCTCTGCCCGGGCTGCGCAATATCCTGACCTGACCAGACGCCTGTACGAGGGCGGCGGCCCGGACCGGTTCGAACTGCCGGCCAGTGCGGTGACGGCAAAATTGCGCCACGCGCTGGAACATCCACGCCCCAAAGCGCGCTATTTCATCACGACGCCCACGTATCTTGCGGCCGCCATGCGGCGTGTGCTGCCGACATGGGCGCTGGATGCGCTGATTTCGCGCAACTGA
- a CDS encoding 3-hydroxybutyryl-CoA dehydrogenase has product MTIERVGIVGAGQMGNGIAHVFAVAGYDVLLTDVSQDALDRAVALIDRNLTRQVSRDMIDDATKSAAMKRIVTTPTLTDLGKTDLIIEAATERETIKQAIFEDLIPHLKPDTILTSNTSSISITRLASRTDRPERFMGFHFMNPVPIMQLVELIRGIATDHETFSACEGVVARLGKTSTASEDFPAFIVNRILMPMINEAIYTLYEGVGSVQSIDTSLKLGANHPMGPLELADFIGLDTCLAIMNVLHDGLADTKYRPCPLLTKYVEAGWLGRKSQRGFYDYRGDAPVPTR; this is encoded by the coding sequence ATGACAATCGAAAGAGTAGGCATCGTCGGCGCCGGGCAGATGGGCAACGGCATCGCCCATGTCTTTGCGGTTGCGGGCTATGATGTGCTGCTGACGGACGTCAGCCAGGATGCGCTGGACCGTGCGGTTGCCCTGATCGACCGCAACCTGACGCGTCAGGTCAGCCGCGACATGATCGACGATGCCACGAAATCCGCGGCGATGAAGCGGATCGTCACGACACCGACCCTGACGGACCTGGGCAAGACCGACCTGATCATCGAGGCCGCGACCGAGCGCGAGACGATCAAACAGGCCATCTTCGAGGACCTGATTCCGCATCTGAAGCCCGATACCATCCTGACATCGAACACCTCTTCGATCTCGATCACGCGGCTGGCGTCGCGGACCGACCGGCCAGAGCGTTTCATGGGGTTCCACTTCATGAACCCCGTCCCGATCATGCAATTGGTCGAGCTGATCCGCGGGATCGCCACGGACCACGAGACGTTTTCCGCCTGTGAAGGCGTCGTGGCCCGCCTTGGCAAGACTTCGACCGCGTCGGAGGATTTCCCCGCCTTCATCGTGAACCGGATCCTGATGCCGATGATCAACGAGGCGATCTATACCCTTTACGAAGGGGTGGGTTCGGTACAATCCATTGATACGTCGCTGAAACTTGGTGCGAACCATCCGATGGGACCGCTCGAGCTTGCGGATTTCATCGGGCTGGATACCTGTCTTGCCATCATGAACGTGTTGCACGACGGTTTGGCGGATACGAAATACCGCCCCTGCCCGCTTTTGACGAAATATGTCGAAGCCGGCTGGCTGGGCCGCAAATCACAGCGCGGTTTCTACGATTATCGCGGCGACGCGCCGGTGCCGACCCGCTGA
- a CDS encoding SH3 domain-containing protein has translation MGKFIIGTFGILAWTFYVLSGGASFTPETRVAAAVPAQPVAEQTPPADVVALITPVAPETVEPAQAPVDVDPVTMTPPPAIESAQDTTPIAVSATTSSAFAGSDTNVIGIAPSFTSLSAPAPASPDMTALREVAGRAVNMREGPDTSYAVLDTLPQGTQTEVIESDGTGWVRVRVVGTGQMGWMAERLLTNG, from the coding sequence ATGGGCAAGTTCATCATTGGGACATTCGGGATACTCGCGTGGACATTCTACGTTCTGTCCGGCGGCGCATCCTTCACGCCTGAAACCCGCGTTGCAGCGGCCGTACCGGCCCAGCCCGTTGCAGAGCAGACGCCGCCCGCAGACGTCGTTGCATTGATCACCCCGGTCGCGCCCGAAACGGTCGAGCCCGCACAAGCGCCCGTCGATGTCGATCCTGTGACGATGACACCGCCGCCCGCCATCGAAAGTGCGCAGGATACAACGCCGATCGCGGTCTCTGCGACCACGTCTTCCGCGTTCGCGGGGTCTGATACGAATGTCATCGGTATCGCGCCGAGCTTTACGTCCCTTTCGGCCCCTGCGCCCGCCAGCCCTGACATGACGGCGCTGCGCGAGGTTGCTGGGCGGGCGGTCAACATGAGGGAAGGCCCGGACACCTCTTATGCCGTTCTGGATACCCTGCCGCAGGGCACCCAGACCGAAGTGATCGAGAGCGACGGCACCGGCTGGGTGCGGGTGCGCGTCGTCGGCACCGGGCAAATGGGCTGGATGGCAGAGCGGTTGCTGACCAACGGATAA
- a CDS encoding PTS sugar transporter subunit IIA: MIGIVIVAHGNLAREYLSAVEHVVGHQDGICAIAIAPDDDRSSKQAEICDAADAVDVGDGVVIVTDMFGGSPSNLSLRACSPANRRILYGANLPMLIKLAKSRNKSVPDAVNAAIEAAHRYINSHSVGPQ; this comes from the coding sequence TTGATCGGTATCGTCATCGTGGCGCATGGCAATCTGGCACGGGAATACCTGTCAGCTGTGGAACATGTTGTCGGCCATCAGGACGGCATCTGCGCCATCGCGATCGCACCCGACGACGACCGCAGCAGCAAGCAGGCCGAGATCTGCGATGCCGCCGATGCGGTCGATGTGGGCGACGGCGTCGTGATCGTGACCGACATGTTCGGCGGCTCGCCCAGCAACCTCAGCCTCCGGGCCTGCAGTCCCGCGAATCGGCGCATCCTGTATGGCGCCAACCTGCCGATGCTGATCAAGCTTGCGAAGTCGCGCAACAAGTCGGTGCCGGACGCCGTGAACGCCGCGATCGAGGCGGCGCATCGCTACATCAATTCGCACAGCGTGGGGCCACAATGA
- a CDS encoding electron transfer flavoprotein subunit alpha/FixB family protein — MAVLLIGEVTDGALNADATGKAVAAVKSLGDVTVLCAGANASGAAAEAAKIDGVAKVLCAEDAALGHRLAEPTADLIVKLAGDYTHIAAPGTTDAKNVMPRVAALLDAQIISEVTAVVDADTFERPIYAGNAIQTVKSSDSVKVMTIRTAGFDAASMGGSATVENIGAAGNPGLSEWIEDKVAASDRPELTSAGIVVSGGRGVGSEEDFAMIERLADKLGAAVGASRAAVDSGYAPNDWQVGQTGKVVAPELYIAIGISGAIQHLAGMKDSKIIVAINKDEEAPIFQVADFGLVADLFEAVPALTEKL, encoded by the coding sequence ATGGCTGTTCTTCTGATTGGTGAAGTCACCGACGGCGCGCTGAACGCCGACGCGACCGGCAAGGCCGTGGCTGCGGTCAAGTCGCTGGGCGATGTGACGGTGCTGTGTGCGGGGGCCAATGCCTCTGGCGCGGCGGCCGAGGCGGCCAAGATCGACGGCGTGGCAAAGGTGCTGTGCGCGGAAGATGCGGCGCTGGGTCACCGTCTGGCGGAACCGACCGCCGATCTGATCGTGAAGCTGGCTGGCGATTACACGCATATCGCCGCACCGGGCACGACCGACGCCAAGAACGTGATGCCGCGCGTGGCGGCCCTGCTGGACGCGCAGATCATTTCCGAAGTCACCGCCGTGGTGGACGCCGACACGTTCGAGCGTCCGATCTATGCGGGCAACGCGATCCAGACGGTCAAGTCGTCCGACAGCGTCAAGGTCATGACGATCCGCACCGCCGGTTTCGATGCCGCGTCCATGGGCGGGTCTGCCACGGTCGAGAACATCGGCGCGGCCGGCAACCCCGGTCTGTCCGAGTGGATCGAGGACAAGGTCGCGGCCTCTGACCGGCCGGAGCTGACCAGCGCGGGCATCGTCGTGTCCGGCGGGCGTGGCGTCGGGTCCGAGGAAGACTTTGCCATGATCGAAAGGCTGGCCGACAAGCTGGGTGCCGCCGTGGGTGCGTCCCGTGCCGCGGTCGATTCGGGCTATGCGCCGAACGACTGGCAGGTGGGCCAGACTGGCAAGGTCGTCGCACCGGAGCTTTACATCGCGATCGGGATTTCCGGCGCGATCCAGCATCTGGCCGGCATGAAGGACAGCAAGATCATCGTCGCGATAAACAAGGATGAAGAGGCACCGATTTTTCAGGTCGCCGACTTCGGTCTGGTCGCCGACCTGTTCGAAGCCGTGCCTGCGCTGACCGAAAAGCTCTGA
- the rapZ gene encoding RNase adapter RapZ, which yields MTPEILRAETVGIRLLLVTGPSGAGRSTAINALEDLGFEVIDNLPLSLLPRLLDGPATGPLALGLDVRNRDFSSNALIAAIDSLAQRLGHTMQVLYLEADDDTLIRRYSETRRHHPLAPAGPPLAGIAAEKDLLAPVRVRADVLLDTSDMSPHDLRSEMDRMFAPGQGKLLGISVQSFSYKRGLPRGLDMVFDCRFLRNPHWDPHLRAHDGRHPDVDAYVAQDPRFVPFLTQIKALVDLVLPGHKDEGRAHLAIGFGCTGGQHRSVVMAERLAASLAQDGWPVSKRHREMERRATTTGGADRGQNA from the coding sequence ATGACGCCTGAAATTCTAAGAGCCGAAACCGTTGGAATCCGCCTTCTGCTGGTCACCGGCCCGTCCGGGGCAGGACGGTCGACGGCGATCAACGCTCTGGAAGATCTCGGGTTCGAAGTCATCGACAACCTGCCGCTCTCACTTCTGCCGCGGCTTCTGGATGGGCCTGCAACGGGTCCGCTGGCGCTGGGTCTTGATGTCCGGAACCGTGACTTCAGCAGCAACGCCCTGATTGCCGCCATCGACTCCCTTGCCCAGCGGCTGGGCCACACGATGCAGGTCCTCTACCTCGAAGCCGATGACGACACCCTGATCCGCCGCTATTCAGAGACGCGGCGCCACCACCCGCTCGCGCCCGCCGGCCCGCCCCTTGCCGGTATCGCGGCCGAGAAGGACCTGCTGGCACCCGTCCGCGTGCGCGCCGATGTCCTGCTCGATACCTCCGACATGAGCCCGCACGATCTGCGGTCGGAAATGGACCGTATGTTTGCGCCCGGTCAGGGCAAGCTGCTGGGGATATCGGTTCAGTCGTTTTCCTACAAACGTGGCCTGCCACGCGGTCTGGACATGGTGTTCGACTGCCGTTTCCTGCGGAACCCGCATTGGGATCCGCATTTGCGCGCCCACGACGGGCGTCACCCCGATGTGGATGCCTATGTGGCGCAGGATCCCAGGTTCGTGCCGTTCCTGACGCAGATCAAGGCGCTGGTCGATCTGGTTCTGCCCGGCCACAAGGACGAGGGCCGCGCCCATCTGGCGATCGGGTTCGGATGTACCGGGGGCCAGCACCGGTCGGTGGTCATGGCCGAAAGACTGGCGGCGTCCCTTGCGCAGGACGGCTGGCCCGTGTCTAAACGACACCGAGAGATGGAACGCCGCGCCACAACGACGGGCGGTGCAGACCGGGGACAGAACGCTTGA
- a CDS encoding electron transfer flavoprotein subunit beta/FixA family protein, which yields MKVLVPVKRVIDYNVKVRVKADGSGVDLANVKMSMNPFDEIAVEEAIRLREAGKVQEVVAVSIGVKQAQETLRTALAMGADRAILVVASDDVHNDIEPLAVAKILKAIVDEEQPGLVICGKQAIDNDMNATGQMLAALLGWSQATFASEVGIDGDHATVTREVDGGLQTIKVKMPTIVTVDLRLNEPRYASLPNIMKAKKKPLDEKTPADYGVDVSPRLTIVKTTEPATRSAGIIVKSVDELVEKLKEAGAV from the coding sequence ATGAAGGTGCTGGTGCCGGTCAAACGCGTGATCGACTATAACGTGAAGGTTCGCGTCAAAGCGGACGGTTCGGGTGTCGATCTGGCCAACGTGAAAATGTCGATGAACCCCTTCGACGAAATCGCCGTCGAAGAGGCGATCCGCCTGCGTGAAGCGGGCAAGGTCCAGGAAGTCGTCGCCGTGTCCATCGGCGTGAAGCAGGCGCAGGAAACCCTGCGCACGGCACTCGCCATGGGGGCCGACCGCGCCATCCTCGTCGTCGCGTCCGACGATGTGCACAACGATATCGAGCCGCTGGCGGTGGCGAAGATCCTGAAGGCCATCGTGGACGAAGAACAGCCGGGCCTCGTGATCTGCGGCAAGCAGGCGATCGACAACGACATGAATGCGACGGGCCAGATGCTGGCCGCGCTGCTGGGCTGGTCGCAGGCGACCTTCGCCTCTGAGGTCGGGATCGACGGCGACCACGCCACCGTGACGCGTGAAGTCGACGGGGGCCTTCAGACGATCAAGGTCAAGATGCCGACCATCGTGACGGTGGACCTGCGCCTGAACGAGCCGCGCTATGCGTCGCTGCCGAACATCATGAAGGCCAAGAAGAAGCCGCTGGATGAGAAGACGCCCGCCGATTACGGCGTCGACGTCAGCCCGCGCCTGACGATCGTCAAGACGACGGAGCCCGCCACGCGCTCTGCCGGGATCATCGTGAAATCCGTCGACGAACTGGTCGAGAAACTCAAAGAAGCGGGGGCTGTGTAA